CCAGTCCATCCTGCGGGGCATCGAGGGGATCCGGTTCGTCTACTTCACCGAGAAGGATGTGGTCCGCCACGAGTTGGTCTCGGCCATCATCAAGGCCTACGAGGAGCGCAGCACCCGGTCGCGGGGGCCCGGCCCTTCGTCCTCGGGGTCGTGATGGCGGTGGCGGTTACGAACCAGCAGCGGCGCGTGCCGATCCCGCGGGGACGCGTTTGCCGTATCGCCGCGGCGGCGATGCGTGCCCTCGGCCGCCCGGGGGCTGAGGTACACCTCACCTTCGTCGACGACGCCCGGGTCAAGCGACTCAACGGCCGCTACCGCGGGACCCGCCGCGCGACTGATGTCCTTGCGTTTCGCCTAGAGGGGCCGGGACCTTCGGCGCTCCTCGGGGAGGTGATCGTCTCGGCCGAGACCGCGAGCCGCCAGGCTCGCCGCCTGGGAATTCCGGTGGGCCGCGAGCTCGAGCTGATGGTGGTTCACGGGATCCTCCACCTGGTGGGCTGGGATGACCGGAACCCCCTCGAAGCCCGGCTCATGCACGAGCGAGAGCGCGCGATCCTCCGCCGGGCTTCGGGCCCCGTTCCCGAGAGGC
This Candidatus Rokuibacteriota bacterium DNA region includes the following protein-coding sequences:
- the ybeY gene encoding rRNA maturation RNase YbeY, which codes for MAVAVTNQQRRVPIPRGRVCRIAAAAMRALGRPGAEVHLTFVDDARVKRLNGRYRGTRRATDVLAFRLEGPGPSALLGEVIVSAETASRQARRLGIPVGRELELMVVHGILHLVGWDDRNPLEARLMHERERAILRRASGPVPERLWSGLLKTA